One window of the Pseudomonas sp. S04 genome contains the following:
- a CDS encoding DUF5983 family protein, which translates to MNPTYQAAALLAASNPFARSYDNLHIERLLLITYEDDCPPCFRPVHDAQAHLSDDELELFPCLFNDDFAVISEGHSIPVNLDERCQSSGLVRQVIYAVMGEMLNERHHLGDLYSLEKAQAMVHHLSFETGHYSRVWEISTAHLPEEAVLYLQEWVSHFVPRQTGLLFELFTLPDCCGIGCKLIGTPWTDENLLNIEGNRYSSLRQEQLDAGTPETLVNVLYLAALADVRLLIFDPDAAVLVGLAIFDE; encoded by the coding sequence ATGAACCCCACATACCAAGCTGCAGCCCTGCTGGCGGCCTCAAACCCATTTGCTCGCAGTTACGACAACCTTCATATCGAACGGCTGCTACTGATCACCTACGAAGACGACTGCCCTCCCTGCTTTCGACCAGTGCATGATGCACAAGCCCATCTGTCCGACGACGAGCTGGAACTGTTCCCCTGCCTGTTCAATGACGATTTCGCCGTGATCAGCGAAGGCCACTCCATTCCGGTTAATTTGGATGAACGCTGTCAGTCCAGCGGGCTAGTGCGCCAAGTGATCTACGCTGTGATGGGCGAAATGCTCAACGAGCGGCATCACCTCGGTGATCTGTACTCCCTGGAAAAGGCCCAAGCCATGGTCCATCACTTGAGCTTCGAAACAGGACACTACAGTCGAGTCTGGGAAATCAGTACCGCGCACCTTCCCGAAGAAGCGGTGCTTTATCTGCAGGAGTGGGTCAGTCACTTCGTTCCGAGGCAAACCGGCCTCTTGTTCGAGCTTTTTACGCTGCCAGATTGCTGCGGTATCGGTTGCAAACTGATCGGCACGCCATGGACGGACGAGAACTTGCTGAACATTGAGGGCAATCGTTATTCGAGCTTGAGACAAGAACAACTCGACGCAGGCACACCGGAAACTTTGGTCAACGTACTGTATTTGGCGGCATTGGCGGATGTGCGATTGTTGATCTTCGACCCCGACGCTGCCGTCTTGGTTGGGCTCGCCATTTTCGATGAATAG
- the radC gene encoding RadC family protein, protein MSTQLTLIETSDFEADRIVQENQVIDEALHILDRRLFARGPNLTSPDAVASYLKLHLVQQEHEVFGVIFLDAKHRVLAFEVLFHGSIDGASVYPRQVVKRSLAHNAAAAIFVHNHPSGCTEPSQADRILTARLKEALALVEVRVLDHFIVGEGRPLSLAEHGWL, encoded by the coding sequence ATGAGCACCCAGCTCACACTGATTGAGACCTCGGATTTCGAGGCTGATCGCATTGTCCAAGAAAACCAGGTGATCGACGAAGCACTGCATATTCTGGATCGTCGGCTGTTCGCCCGCGGCCCTAACCTGACGTCGCCTGACGCCGTGGCTTCATACCTAAAACTGCACCTTGTGCAACAAGAGCATGAAGTCTTCGGTGTGATATTTCTCGATGCCAAACACCGGGTGTTGGCGTTCGAAGTCCTCTTTCACGGCAGCATTGATGGTGCCAGCGTTTACCCCCGCCAAGTCGTTAAGCGCTCCCTAGCGCATAACGCCGCGGCCGCCATTTTTGTTCACAACCACCCCTCAGGTTGTACGGAACCCAGCCAGGCGGATCGCATCTTGACCGCACGGTTGAAGGAGGCCTTGGCCTTGGTCGAAGTGCGCGTACTGGATCACTTCATCGTCGGTGAAGGTCGTCCTCTCTCCCTTGCCGAACATGGCTGGCTTTAA